The following proteins are encoded in a genomic region of Gopherus flavomarginatus isolate rGopFla2 chromosome 14, rGopFla2.mat.asm, whole genome shotgun sequence:
- the CTCF gene encoding transcriptional repressor CTCF, giving the protein MESETIEAIGEESETFIKGKERKTYQRRREGGQEEDACHIPPNQADGGEVVQDVNSGVQMVMMEQLDPTLLQMKTEVMEGAVAQEAEATVDDTQIITLQVVNMEEQPINLGELQLVQVPVPVTVPVATTSVEELQGAYENEVSKGGLQEGEPMICHTLPLPEGFQVVKVGANGEVETLEQGELQPQEDPNWQKDPDYQPPAKKMKKTKKSKLRYTEEGKDVDVSVYDFEEEQQEGLLSEVNAEKVVGNMKPPKPTKIKKKGVKKTFQCELCSYTCPRRSNLDRHMKSHTDERPHKCHLCGRAFRTVTLLRNHLNTHTGTRPHKCPDCDMAFVTSGELVRHRRYKHTHEKPFKCSMCDYASVEVSKLKRHIRSHTGERPFQCSLCSYASRDTYKLKRHMRTHSGEKPYECYICHARFTQSGTMKMHILQKHTENVAKFHCPHCDTVIARKSDLGVHLRKQHSYIEQGKKCRYCDAVFHERYALIQHQKSHKNEKRFKCDQCDYACRQERHMIMHKRTHTGEKPYACSHCDKTFRQKQLLDMHFKRYHDPNFVPAAFVCSKCGKTFTRRNTMARHADNCSGPDGVEGENGGEPKKGKRGRKRKMRSKKEDSSDSEENAEPDLDDNEDEEETAVEIEAEPEVEPVAPAPPPAKKRRGRPPGKANQPKQPQPAAIIQVEDQNTGAIENIIVEVKKEPDAETAGEEEEAQPAVVEAPNGDLTPEMILSMMDR; this is encoded by the exons ATGGAAAGCGAGACAATCGAAGCTATTGGAGAGGAGTCAGAAACTTTCAttaaggggaaagaaagaaagacctaTCAAAGACGGCGTGAAGGTGGGCAGGAGGAGGATGCTTGCCATATTCCACCGAACCAAGCAGATGGGGGTGAAGTAGTGCAGGATGTCAACAGTGGCGTGCAAATGGTAATGATGGAACAGCTGGATCCAACGCTTCTTCAAATGAAGACTGAAGTAATGGAAGGCGCAGTGGCTCAGGAAGCAGAGGCTACAGTAGATGACACACAGATAATAACACTTCAGGTTGTTAATATGGAAGAACAGCCTATAAACCTTGGTGAGCTTCAGCTTGTCCAAGTACCCGTTCCAGTGACTGTACCTGTTGCCACTACGTCTGTGGAAGAGCTTCAGGGAGCCTATGAAAATGAGGTTTCCAAAGGAGGCCTGCAGGAGGGAGAGCCTATGATCTGTCACACGCTCCCTTTGCCAGAAGGGTTCCAGGTAGTGAAAGTAGGTGCAAATGGTGAGGTGGAGACACTGGAACAAGGTGAACTTCAGCCACAGGAAGATCCCAATTGGCAGAAAGATCCAGACTATCAGCCACCAgccaaaaaaatgaagaaaaccaAAAAGAGCAAGCTCCGGTACACGGAGGAGGGCAAAGATGTGGATGTGTCTGTGTATGACTTtgaagaggagcagcaggagggtttgctctCTGAGGTTAATGCAGAAAAGGTGGTGGGCAACATGAAGCCCCCtaaaccaacaaaaataaaaaagaaag GTGTAAAGAAGACATTCCAGTGCGAGCTGTGCAGTTATACTTGTCCACGTCGTTCTAACTTGGACCGCCACATGAAAAGCCACACTGATGAAAGACCACACAAGTGCCATCTCTGTGGTAGAGCTTTCCGGACAGTCACGCTGCTGAGGAACCACCTCAATACTCACACAG GTACTCGCCCTCACAAGTGCCCAGACTGCGACATGGCCTTTGTGACCAGTGGAGAGTTGGTTCGGCATCGCCGTTACAAACATACTCATGAGAAACCATTCAAATGTTCGATGTGCGACTATGCTAGTGTAGAG GTCAGCAAGTTGAAACGCCACATTCGCTCTCATACTGGAGAGCGCCCATTCCAGTGCAGCTTGTGTAGTTATGCCAGCAGGGATACCTACAAACTGAAGAGGCACATGAGAACCCACTCTG GAGAGAAGCCTTATGAATGTTACATATGTCATGCTCGCTTTACCCAGAGTGGCACCATGAAAAtgcacattttacagaagcacaCAGAGAATGTGGCCAAATTTCACTGCCCCCACTGCGACACTGTCATAGCAAGAAAGAGTGATTTAG GTGTTCATTTGCGAAAGCAGCATTCATACATTGAGCAGGGCAAGAAGTGCCGTTACTGTGATGCTGTGTTCCACGAGCGATACGCTCTCATCCAGCACCAGAAATCTCACAAGAATGAGAAGCGCTTCAAGTGTGACCAGTGTGATTATGCATGCAGACAG GAGCGGCACATGATCATGCACAAACGTACCCATACTGGAGAAAAGCCTTATGCCTGTAGCCATTGTGATAAAACCTTCCGTCAGAAACAGCTCCTCGATATGCACTTCAAACGTTATCACGATCCCAACTTTGTCCCTGCTGCCTTTGTCTGTTCAAAGTGTGGGAAAACATTCACTCGCAGG AACACCATGGCTAGACATGCAGATAATTGTTCTGGCCCAGATGGTGTAGAAGGAGAGAATGGAGGGGAGCCTAAGAAGGGAAAACGtggaagaaagagaaagatgCGTTCTAAAAAAGAAGATTCCTCTGATAGTG AGGAAAATGCTGAACCAGATCTGGATGACaatgaagatgaggaggagacaGCAGTAGAAATTGAGGCTGAACCGGAAGTGGAGCCAGTGGCTCCCGCACCACCTCCTGCTAAGAAACGAAGAGGAAGGCCGCCCGGCAAAGCCAACCAACCAAAACAACCCCAGC CTGCAGCAATCATTCAGGTTGAAGACCAGAACACTGGTGCAATTGAAAACATTATAGTTGAAGTAAAGAAAGAACCCGATGCAGAAACagcaggggaagaagaggaggctcAGCCTGCTGTAGTGGAAGCTCCCAATGGAGATCTCACTCCTGAGATGATTCTGAGCATGATGGACCGGTGA